The genomic window ACATATACTATCTCTTCCTCCTCTCTGTTTTCTCACAAGTCTTCTCTTGTGCATGTTCTTTGCTTCCAAGAATGTTTGTCTTCAGTACCTACGAAAGGCTTGCTTCTGAAAGTTTCCCAGGAAAAATAGAGAACATACACGACTCTTGGTTAAGAGGAGCACTGAGCAAACTACTAATTTCGGAAGAAAATTTGGAATCGAAAATTAGAAAGTCAGATGAAAGAAATAATATACCAAGAATTCCACAGCACATGGCTGAAAGGGTGGATTTTAGAAACTATTATGAGCCACGGATCATCTCAATTGGTCCAATTCATCTACCCAAAGAAGATCTTCTTCAAGGAAAGTTATATAAGGATTTGTGGGCTGCAAAGTATGTTCAAGGTGCTGATTTCCATCGGATACAGGAAGTACATAGGATGACTCGCCAAAATGCTTATATCTCCATGCAGTTCATGTACCTCGACCTTTTAAAGAATGAAAAACTTGCATCTGCATATGACCATCCCCCGGATGGAAAAATGTTTGCTACATTGGCGCTGGTTTCGGATGGATGTTGTGTACTTCACCTGTTGGAGAAATCAGACAACTCATTTGAGGCACAAGAAGAGCTAGAAATTAGCATTGACAAGCTTTTATGGATGCACCAGGATCTGCTTATCATGGACAACCAAATTCCCTTCCAAGTCCTCAGGCTCTTGTGTGAGGATCAAGAAAGGCTCGAAAAATGCCTCGGGAACTTCCTCCAAGTTCATGGTATTCAGACAGCACCCAAGCTTCGAAGACAGAATCAAGAAGAACAAGAGTTAAGGCTAATTGTCCAAGGAGATAACCAAGAAGAAGAGGGTAATGAATCTGATCCCCTCCATCTTCTAGATTATTTGAGGAGGGCACTCTTGATGAGAGATCTAGAGACAATCCATAAGGATATCAGGGTCAAGATGAGATCCTGGCACCTCAGGAAGTATAGAATTGGGACCATAAGAGAACTCAGAGCAGCCGGGATTCGAGTTAGAAGACATTCCAACATCAATTCTTTGTACCCCACCTTCAATCATGGCATACTCTACCTTCCTGAGCTAACTGTGGATGGTTCAACAGCTCATATCTTCCTCAACCTTGTAGCCCATGAGATATGGCCTGGTTTTCGCAACAACTTCGCGATCAGCTCATTTATAGTGTTCATGAGCTCTCTCATTGACCAGCCTGAGGATGTCAAGGAACTCAGATTAGCTGGTGTACTTATCAATGAACTAGCCAATGACAAAGAAGTGGCTGATCTGTTTAATAAGATGGATACTATTCTGGTGCCTGAGACACCATTGTTTGCTCACATCAGAGACCAAATCCATGTACATTTTAAATCCAAGAGAGGTAAGATCAGGATGCTGTCTTGGATGGGAGAGGCCTCTAACACCTTTTTCCGCTCGCCATGGACCATCATTGCCTTGCTTGCTGCGGTGCTTGGCCTTGTTCTTACATTTATCCAAACATGGTTTGCTATCCACCCTAAATCTTCATAAATCATAACATCACTTTTAAAGAAAAAGCTGTTGTATTGTTTTCTTACTTATCACTTGTTCATTTCTCTCctttaatatcttttttttttttttcaatgttttGCTTGATGATGAATAAAACACTACTCATATGAGTATGTGAGCTGTGTGTAATCTGTATTTCAATCATAAACTACTATGCAGTAATTGGAATCTGGTTCTCTCCTTTTTAATCAAGGACTTACTTGTAATTTAATTTAGTTAGAGATTTATTCGTCTGAAACTGCCATACTTTTTAAAAGCTATAATATTCACAGAAATTTAGTAGGAGAGGATAAAAGTGCGTTTCAGTAATTTGAACGTTCTTTGATGTTTGGCAACTTTTCTTTTCTGAAGGCCAACGTGATTCTGCATCCCAAAAGATTTTTTACTAGAAGCAAAAAATTATAGCTTTTGTGTTTACTCAAGGCACGTTTAAATTTGTTGctagttattattggtttttttataattttttttaaataaatactgaaaatattaaaacaattattctaatttttgtgcactgtttactattttaattttttataatatgtatTATTGTTTCTATtagaaatgataaattaaataaaaagttaattataaataattaattatttatctagaagtgattttaactaatattattcaaataatatttattttatcaaaatcaattttagtaaaaattgacaaacataaatcatgttagTATAAACTCACTTTTAcccaaaattaattttacaaaattatttCTGTTCAAACTTCAATTTGCCCAACGTAAATCCAAACACACGTGAAGTAGTTGAGAAAGAAAGTCTTTCTATACGAATGAGTTCTTATAGAAAAATAGTATTACTATTCAATTATAATTTAAGTGCTCATGTCATATTACTGGTTCTTTATGctatacaaaaaattaaaatgatatcCAGTCATCGAGATCCACAAGAGATTGAATATAAAATTCACACAAATAATCTCAAACAATGGTTTAAAAAACACAAAATGAAAGACTTCGAGGTTGACATAGAAACTAAAAGAGAAAGGGTAAAATAGTCGTTAAGattcttaatttaaaaaaagaaaacaaagagtaTGAGCTGTCTTAAAAGTCAAAAAGCATATCGTGGTTAATAGTAACACAGTAACACTTGCTAATTGCTATGTCTGAATAAATAACAGACAAAGTAAAATACTACTATAAAACTCGAGCAGTTAACCAAGTTTATTCTTATAAGATTAATTTTTCTGTACATTTTAATAgttttattcaattttattttaattatattttttatagttaaaaaaattaattatgtcTTTTAAGTATACAATTTTTTCAATTAAGTTTCTAATTTCATGAAACGttacaaaaacataaaaaaaaatatttcacgaatattcattatccaattatCTAATATATTCTTAATTTGTATTAAGGTCACGAATTCAAGTCGTGAAAACAGCTACCAATATAATTATCAAATTAGATTGCGTACATTATATTTTTTGGGTgcagtttttttttaaatcctgtGATAATGCAAAGATGCTTTGTACACTGagctgatttttttttctttatataaaaatttactcATATAGTGTTGAAGCTGGTCAATCAGAGAATATAATTTTGGatcatctaaattttaaatttttattttagagaataaagtataatttttcatttttaaataatttctctctaatattttttttggtctcatctataaaataaatgataaaaaattacattttaccttctaaagtgaaattcaaaatttaaagatTTCGAATTCGGAGAATATGTAGTCATGTATAAGTGTCAAAAACTATCCTAATCTTATTAGCTTATAAGCTATAGTGATTAATctatggaaaagtatatggaatcaAAAGA from Arachis ipaensis cultivar K30076 chromosome B09, Araip1.1, whole genome shotgun sequence includes these protein-coding regions:
- the LOC107616979 gene encoding uncharacterized protein LOC107616979; the protein is MFVFSTYERLASESFPGKIENIHDSWLRGALSKLLISEENLESKIRKSDERNNIPRIPQHMAERVDFRNYYEPRIISIGPIHLPKEDLLQGKLYKDLWAAKYVQGADFHRIQEVHRMTRQNAYISMQFMYLDLLKNEKLASAYDHPPDGKMFATLALVSDGCCVLHLLEKSDNSFEAQEELEISIDKLLWMHQDLLIMDNQIPFQVLRLLCEDQERLEKCLGNFLQVHGIQTAPKLRRQNQEEQELRLIVQGDNQEEEGNESDPLHLLDYLRRALLMRDLETIHKDIRVKMRSWHLRKYRIGTIRELRAAGIRVRRHSNINSLYPTFNHGILYLPELTVDGSTAHIFLNLVAHEIWPGFRNNFAISSFIVFMSSLIDQPEDVKELRLAGVLINELANDKEVADLFNKMDTILVPETPLFAHIRDQIHVHFKSKRGKIRMLSWMGEASNTFFRSPWTIIALLAAVLGLVLTFIQTWFAIHPKSS